One part of the Rutidosis leptorrhynchoides isolate AG116_Rl617_1_P2 chromosome 1, CSIRO_AGI_Rlap_v1, whole genome shotgun sequence genome encodes these proteins:
- the LOC139851471 gene encoding putative dynamin-related protein 4A, with amino-acid sequence MGGGNISLAADMISNKDDGDQSLQPRSLAASYNDVIRPLCDSLHKLRCMNVIEEGITLPTIVVIGDQSSGLCIRVPLIIRLQPISDNVSIRLEFHGETIALLDDGTKILEEIDRAIVNIKEISNLPLTLIVRKNTIPGLTIIDLPGIAVNSQSDNINNKISGMDSYVLLLIKIKDLSPKEINYVFHKLSD; translated from the exons ATGGGTGGTGGCAATATTTCACTTGCCGCAGATATGATCAGCAACAAAGATGATGGTGACCAATCATTACAACCACGGTCTCTTGCAGCGTCGTACAACGACGTGATACGTCCACTTTGTGACTCACTTCACAAATTACGCTGTATGAATGTCATCGAAGAAGGTATCACTCTCCCAACGATTGTTGTAATCGGAGATCAATCATCCG GACTCTGCATTCGGGTTCCTTTAATTATTAGGCTTCAACCCATTTCTGATAATGTTTCAATACGTTTGGAGTTTCATGGCGAAACTATTGCACTATTGGACGATGGAACTAAGATATTGGAAGAGATAGATCGTGCAATCGTAAATATAAAGGAGATATCAAATCTGCCATTGACTTTGATAGTGAGGAAGAATACCATTCCTGGTCTCACCATCATTGATTTGCCCGGCATTGCGGTTAATAGTCAATCCGATAACATTAACAACAAAATATCTGGTATGGATTCATATGTATTATTGCTGATAAAGATAAAAGATCTTTCTCCAAAAGAGATTAATTATGTATTTCATAAGCTCAGTGATTAA